In Bacteroidales bacterium, the following are encoded in one genomic region:
- the purE gene encoding 5-(carboxyamino)imidazole ribonucleotide mutase: MIPLVSIIMGSTSDWPIMEQAAKLLNDFEIPFEVNALSAHRTPQMVEEFATQAHKKGIKVIIAGAGGAAHLPGVIAAFTPLPVIGVPCRSNISIDGWDSILSILQMPPGIPVATVGLDASQNAAILAIQILATSDSNILKKLLEYKNKLGDKVVKANAELAQYKYPFKTN; the protein is encoded by the coding sequence ATGATACCCTTAGTTAGCATAATAATGGGCAGTACAAGCGATTGGCCTATTATGGAACAAGCAGCAAAGCTATTAAACGATTTTGAAATTCCTTTTGAAGTTAATGCTTTATCTGCACATAGAACCCCACAAATGGTCGAAGAATTTGCTACCCAAGCACATAAAAAAGGTATTAAAGTTATAATTGCAGGAGCTGGTGGAGCCGCTCATTTACCCGGTGTAATTGCTGCCTTTACTCCACTTCCTGTTATTGGTGTCCCCTGTCGCAGCAATATATCTATCGATGGTTGGGATAGCATATTATCTATTTTGCAAATGCCTCCGGGAATTCCCGTTGCTACTGTTGGACTAGATGCATCACAAAATGCCGCTATCTTAGCAATACAAATTTTAGCAACTTCAGATTCAAATATTTTAAAAAAATTGCTAGAATATAAAAACAAATTAGGCGATAAAGTCGTAAAAGCCAATGCTGAATTAGCACAATATAAATATCCATTCAAAACAAATTAA
- a CDS encoding aminotransferase class V-fold PLP-dependent enzyme has protein sequence MNVERIRDYFPVTKKYHYFQSAGMSPMPIPVYEKVVHGYRSLLENGDIYWHNDMQQLQKLYEKIAKIVNCKPNDIVFLDSNSMAMSLVGISLKNKHTNFNIVSMEEEFPSNSVPFEYLGIKMKYVNHLNHRYDIDQILNVCDDKTLAVVTSYVQYCTGFRQSLLKLGNRLKQRNILLIVNATQAFPFFPIDMQAMNISVLTCSVHKWGFCGHIGTIFITQEIFRKKYPSPIAGWLSVDVSKSNDFIHTAKGVPFEIWQSAQQYQYGSTNLKSRLALDASLDFLTSYHINTLCQHLFNISSYLIEQLKSIDVEIISPSDHLDERSAIVSFTLKKKANEDLVRYLEQKNIMVSLRNGFIRVSVNIFNNKADVDALINAIQSFIS, from the coding sequence ATGAATGTAGAAAGAATAAGAGACTATTTTCCTGTAACTAAAAAATATCATTATTTTCAAAGTGCCGGAATGAGTCCTATGCCAATACCCGTATATGAAAAAGTAGTACATGGGTATCGATCGTTGTTAGAAAATGGCGATATTTATTGGCATAACGACATGCAACAATTACAAAAGCTATATGAAAAAATTGCAAAAATTGTTAATTGTAAACCTAACGATATTGTTTTTTTAGACAGTAATTCAATGGCCATGTCGTTGGTGGGTATTTCATTAAAAAATAAACATACTAATTTTAATATTGTTAGTATGGAAGAAGAATTCCCATCAAACTCAGTGCCTTTTGAATATTTAGGAATTAAAATGAAATATGTAAACCATTTAAATCATCGTTACGATATTGACCAGATTTTAAATGTATGCGACGATAAAACACTGGCTGTAGTAACTTCGTATGTACAATATTGCACAGGTTTTAGACAATCGTTATTGAAACTTGGTAATCGGTTAAAACAACGAAATATTTTATTAATTGTGAATGCTACGCAAGCTTTTCCATTTTTTCCTATTGATATGCAAGCTATGAACATAAGTGTTTTGACTTGTTCGGTTCATAAATGGGGTTTTTGTGGTCATATTGGAACGATTTTTATCACGCAAGAAATATTCAGAAAGAAATACCCGAGTCCTATAGCGGGGTGGCTTTCAGTAGATGTTTCGAAGTCAAATGATTTTATTCATACTGCCAAAGGTGTACCATTTGAAATATGGCAATCAGCACAACAATATCAGTATGGCAGCACCAACCTTAAAAGCCGTCTTGCACTTGATGCATCTCTTGATTTTTTAACTTCATACCATATAAATACACTTTGTCAGCATTTATTTAATATTTCTAGTTATTTAATTGAACAATTAAAAAGTATAGATGTTGAAATAATAAGCCCTTCAGATCATTTAGATGAACGCTCTGCTATTGTTTCTTTTACATTAAAGAAAAAAGCTAATGAAGATTTAGTAAGATATTTAGAGCAAAAAAATATAATGGTATCATTACGCAATGGTTTTATTAGGGTATCGGTAAATATTTTTAATAATAAAGCGGATGTAGATGCCTTAATTAACGCAATTCAAAGTTTTATATCATAA
- the hpt gene encoding hypoxanthine phosphoribosyltransferase, translating into MTKTVQILDKTFALSINAEQISKAVDLLAYKLNKDLGNADKEVVFIGILNGSFMFAADLFRRITFPCRITFLKLASYSGTQSTGVVKSLIGINENLKNKIVIVLEDIVDSGETLENIICQLRGFEPYDIKLVTFLFKPEAYKKDIQLDYVGMEIPNDFIVGYGLDYDGYGRNLPEIYSLIK; encoded by the coding sequence ATGACAAAAACAGTACAGATATTAGATAAAACATTTGCTTTAAGCATTAATGCCGAGCAAATTTCAAAAGCTGTAGATCTATTAGCCTATAAACTTAATAAAGATTTGGGCAACGCAGATAAAGAAGTTGTTTTTATAGGTATTTTAAATGGTTCTTTCATGTTTGCAGCCGATTTATTTAGGCGTATAACTTTTCCTTGTCGAATCACTTTTTTAAAGTTAGCTTCTTATTCTGGCACACAATCTACCGGTGTTGTAAAAAGTTTAATAGGGATAAACGAAAACCTAAAAAATAAAATTGTTATTGTTTTAGAAGATATTGTTGATAGTGGCGAAACCTTAGAAAATATTATTTGCCAGCTTAGAGGCTTTGAACCATATGATATAAAATTAGTTACCTTTTTATTTAAACCCGAAGCTTATAAAAAAGACATTCAATTAGATTATGTTGGAATGGAAATTCCTAATGATTTTATTGTTGGGTATGGATTAGATTACGACGGATATGGACGTAACCTTCCGGAGATTTATTCGTTAATAAAGTAA
- a CDS encoding adenylate kinase yields the protein MLNILLFGPPGSGKGTQSKRLIQHYGLKHLSTGDILRKEIAEQTPLGRIAQHYIDKGELVPDEVVISIIEEMFAEKNLKGFVFDGFPRTVAQAKALDSMLSGIKRTICIMIVLQVSEKELIKRLLNRAKIEGRKDDELHIIENRIKVYQNQTAPVLEYYKSQGKAYIVNGMQPEEVVFKDICYNVDNFSQCK from the coding sequence ATGCTTAATATTTTGTTATTTGGTCCCCCAGGTTCTGGTAAGGGGACTCAATCAAAGCGTTTAATTCAACATTATGGATTAAAGCATTTATCAACAGGTGATATACTTCGCAAAGAAATTGCTGAGCAAACTCCTCTCGGTCGTATAGCACAACATTATATTGATAAAGGCGAACTTGTTCCCGATGAAGTAGTAATTAGCATTATTGAAGAAATGTTTGCTGAAAAAAATCTTAAAGGTTTTGTTTTTGACGGTTTCCCGAGAACTGTTGCCCAGGCAAAGGCTTTAGACTCTATGCTTTCGGGTATTAAAAGAACTATTTGTATAATGATTGTATTGCAAGTTAGCGAAAAAGAGCTAATAAAACGACTGTTGAATAGAGCAAAAATTGAAGGTCGCAAAGATGATGAACTTCATATTATCGAAAACCGAATAAAAGTTTATCAAAATCAAACAGCTCCTGTTCTTGAATATTATAAATCTCAAGGGAAGGCTTATATAGTAAATGGAATGCAGCCAGAAGAAGTTGTTTTTAAAGATATTTGCTATAATGTAGATAACTTTTCTCAGTGTAAATAA